The Trichoderma atroviride chromosome 5, complete sequence genome contains a region encoding:
- a CDS encoding uncharacterized protein (EggNog:ENOG41) — translation MPNTPPPALLPPPEGIFRTFDDLMASVQRVAKDQGYGIVKLRASNYRDGKPTRYDLVCDRGGVKYNSTAKKRNPSTRKIDCPFRAKAVCEVQLGNQWRFALQEPRHNHEPRVPSGTPGQENAPLATSIRSFTNKLDRLSHDMAQGLMRIEQRLDNIEKRMENIEARAGSYEPRFQAIEQRLQGMEGPRMDGMGMDDVESRLLASTVM, via the coding sequence ATGCCGAATACCCCCccgccggcgctgctgcccccGCCAGAGGGCATCTTCCGGACCTTTGACGACCTGATGGCGTCGGTGCAGCGCGTGGCCAAGGACCAGGGCTACGGCATCGTCAAGCTCCGCGCCTCCAACTATCGCGACGGCAAGCCCACCCGCTACGACCTCGTCTGCGACCGCGGCGGCGTCAAGTACAACAGCACCGCCAAGAAGCGCAACCCGTCCACGCGCAAGATCGACTGTCCCTTCCGCGCAAAGGCCGTCTGCGAGGTCCAGCTGGGAAACCAATGGCGCTTCGCCCTGCAGGAACCGAGACACAACCACGAGCCGCGCGTCCCCTCCGGCACCCCCGGCCAGGAGAATGCTCCCTTGGCAACCTCGATCCGGTCCTTCACTAACAAGCTGGACCGTCTGAGCCACGACATGGCCCAGGGCCTGATGCGTATCGAGCAGCGCCTCGACAACATTGAGAAGCGCATGGAGAACATCGAGGCCCGCGCCGGCAGCTACGAGCCTCGCTTCCAGGCGATAGAACAGCGGCTGCAAGGCATGGAAGGCCCTCGCATGGACGGCATGGGCATGGACGATGTCGAATCGCGCCTGTTGGCCTCTACCGTCATGTAG
- a CDS encoding uncharacterized protein (EggNog:ENOG41) — MENKPAAAPDGDVASQIAAEEKAINLAMKRLKLLHIKERLLRNTIPKMLEPLVQKHPSPDIMYAAFMKSVNDAQASVKEFAELMKDDTSKAVFDRADKSKEANPLGIVPWKHKDYPDWFVMDKD; from the exons ATGGAGAACAAGCCGGCTGCGGCTCCCGACGGGGATGTTGCCAGCCAGATTGCCGCcgaggaaaaggccatcaaTCTGGCCATGAAGCGGCTCAAGCTCTTACACATCAAG GAGCGCCTGCTGAGGAACACCATCcccaagatgctggagcctCTGGTGCAGAAGCACCCATCGC CAGACATCATGTACGCAGCCTTCATGAAGTCAGTCAATGATGCGCAGGCATCCGTCAAGGAGTTTGCCGAGTTGATGAAGGATGACACAAGCAAAGCTGTGTTTGACCGTGCTGATAAAAGCAAGGAGGCCAACCCTCTGGGCATCGTGCCTTGGAAACACAAGGATTATCCAGACTGGTTCGTCATGGATAAGGATTGA
- a CDS encoding 60S ribosomal protein eL34: protein MASHRVTYRRRNGYNTRSNRTRVIKTPGGDLRVLHIKKRGTVPKCGDCGSKLSGIPALRPREYAQISKPQKTVQRAYGGSRCGNCVRDRIVRAFLIEEQKIVKKVMKEQEASQKKK, encoded by the exons ATGGCGTCCCACCGAGTCACCTACCGCCGCCGTAACGG CTACAACACCCGCTCCAACCGGACTCGAGTCATCAAGACTCCCGGTGGTGACCTCCGAGTTCTGCACATCAAGAAGCGCGGAACCGTCCCCAAGTGCGGTGACTGCGGCTCCAAGCTCTCTGGT ATCCCCGCTCTCCGCCCCCGCGAGTACGCCCAGATCTCCAAGCCCCAGAAGACCGTCCAGCGAGCCTACGGCGGTTCCCGATGCGGTAACTGTGTCCGCGACAGAATCGTCCGCGCTTTCCTGATCGAGGAGCAGAAGATTGTCAAGAAGGTCATGAAGGAGCAGGAGGCtagccagaagaagaaataa
- a CDS encoding uncharacterized protein (EggNog:ENOG41) → MRVFCHSFRTAQGSSASAPESSLATDAHATDPALLRDHSQLKSYKTSRFEYPEIRVFFRQHVKADQLPKKPAPLPLLVCVPGLGGSVAQFHPLLRSLVDLAPCLAIDWPGGGRSRFAPTQWEAYTSAALMELLEVVIEDHRDKEHGQGVVLIAHSMGTILSAGLANPKLPHKTSLAKHVVGLVAICPVSGPMEESKAKLVKRLFWIPGWVFNLWRMWDGRGGPNSASVARFVGEGAPAELKLMQHRYNRQSLTPVWRRMAYGALPARFEDGKPVGGIPGPEAWAGLNIPVFLIGGEKDNVTPPKEVDKIVKAFHSLDDSMAHDEAQIPIVSELDSPASVNGSTQLDTDANDNINSLSAEDAEDSDANGPSTPVEYPPDLPPQSQHPLRAVRSIILTGAAANHTLLYSPRTVRALAGLVSDFLTDHITQRLSLAWQLQHLSREGKWDVKNLLKWQGVKPVSEPIGPSNNPVFRVTKTLREADDVHCPAVFADNWGHAIKDVIDISKDQPVYDPRGLERRGIHYHKFPTVSKIPPPRPKPSTSSSSWSIPSARLSASAPQQKAGPGPSNASWACTAITGVERIMVEI, encoded by the exons ATGCGAGTATTTTGCCATAGTTTCAGG acCGCGCAAGGCAGCTCAGCTTCGGCGCCGGAGTCGTCTCTCGCCACAGACGCCCACGCCACCGACCCAGCGCTGCTTCGCGATCATTCCCAGCTCAAGTCTTACAAGACCAGCCGCTTCGAGTACCCCGAGATCCgcgtcttcttccgccaGCACGTCAAGGCCGACCAGCTGCCCAAGAAGCccgcgccgctgccgctgctggtgTGCGTCCCGGGGCTGGGCGGCTCGGTTGCGCAGTTCCACCCGCTGCTGAGGAGCCTGGTTGACCTGGCGCCGTGCCTGGCCATTGACTGGCCTGGTGGCGGGCGGTCCAGGTTTGCGCCGACGCAATGGGAGGCGTATACTTCGGCGGCGCtgatggagctgctggaggtgGTGATTGAGGACCATCGCGACAAGGAGCACGGCCAGGGCGTGGTCTTGATTGCGCATAGCATGGGCACCATTTTGTCGGCGGGCCTGGCGAACCCCAAGCTGCCGCACAAGACGTCTCTCGCCAAGCACGTTGTCGGCCTGGTTGCCATCTGCCCCGTGTCTGGCCCGATGGAGGAATCCAAAGCAAAGCTGGTCAAGCGGCTGTTTTGGATCCCCGGCTGGGTCTTCAACCTGTGGCGTATGTGGGATGGCAGAGGAGGGCCAAACAGCGCCAGCGTTGCGCGCTTCGTGGGAGAGGGCGCGCCGGCCGAGCTCAAGCTCATGCAGCACCGATACAATCGCCAGAGTCTAACGCCGGTATGGAGGCGCATGGCATACGGCGCCTTGCCGGCTCGATTCGAGGACGGGAAGCCCGTTGGCGGCATTCCTGGTCCCGAGGCTTGGGCGGGCTTGAATATCCCCGTCTTTCTGATTGGCGGCGAAAAGGATAACGTCACGCCGCCAAAGGAGGTGgacaagattgtcaaggCCTTTCACTCACTGGACGATTCCATGGCTCATGATGAGGCTCAGATTCCAATCGTGTCGGAGCTGGACTCGCCCGCGTCGGTTAACGGCTCAACACAGCTTGATACCGATGCCAATGACAATATCAACAGCCTGTCCGCCGAAGACGCCGAAGACAGCGATGCCAACGGCCCCTCCACCCCCGTCGAGTATCCGCCAGACCTGCCTCCTCAGTCACAACACCCCCTACGAGCCGTACGATCCATCATCCTCaccggcgcagcagcaaaccACACGCTGCTCTACTCCCCACGCACGGTCCGCgccctcgccggcctcgtgTCCGACTTCCTCACCGACCACATCACCCAGCGCCTGTCGCTCGCctggcagctgcagcacctCTCGCGCGAGGGCAAATGGGACGTCAAGAACCTCCTCAAGTGGCAGGGCGTCAAGCCCGTCTCCGAGCCCATCGGGCCCAGCAACAACCCCGTCTTCCGCGTCACCAAGACGCTCCGCGAGGCCGACGACGTGCACTGCCCGGCCGTCTTCGCCGACAACTGGGGCCACGCCATCAAAGACGTGATTGACATTTCCAAGGACCAGCCCGTCTACGACCCGCGCGGCCTGGAGCGGCGCGGCATCCACTACCACAAGTTCCCTACCGTGTCCAAGATCCCCCCCCCGAGGCCGAAACCGTCGACCAGTTCATCAAGCTGGTCGATTCCATCCGCGAGGCTCAGCGCGAGCGCGCCGCAGCAGAAGGCTGGTCCGGGCCCGAGCAATGCGTCGTGGGCGTGCACTGCCATTACGG gCGTTGAGCGGATTATGGTGGAGATATGA
- a CDS encoding uncharacterized protein (TransMembrane:1 (i33-53o)), translating to MSSERSPLLSSGGESSETPPQKTGVRSSRVREIIFFVWGLVATAAFIVAAVWIQHASQTHHNDNQVAAKRNLVFMVSDGMGPASLALTRGYRQHIYNLPANDTLTLDKHFWGTSRTRSTNSLVTDSAAGATAFSCGLKSYNGAISVLPDSQPCGSVMEAAKRAGYTTGLVVTTDITDATPACFASHVLRREMQDSIALQEVGEGVLGRSVDLMLGGGRCHFLPNTTEGGCRADDIDVTRLAQEKHGWNYANDRQGFDALDGGNKVNLPFLGLFAERDVPFEIDRQKQNDVYPSLSEMATAALRALEKATKDSDKGFFLMIEGSRVDHAGHNNDPAAQVREVLEYDKTFKAVIDFIANSETETVLVSTSDHETGGLATAIQEPGHLPVYNWYPRALASASSSTEFLAAKLRVHAAASSSSKADLKKWINAELVVPGLGISNASDDELSALADHAEASLEIFSAMISLRAHIGWSTHGHTAVDVNIYSSGGPGADKIRGNVENTDVGRYLRHYLDVDVEDITKELREKTAKLAVDMQAGEMSIDVPYHALEVVEA from the exons ATG TCGTCCGAGCGCAGTCCTCTCCTATCCAGCGGCGGCGAGTCCAGCGAGACTCCCCCGCAAAAGACGGGCGTTCGCTCCTCACGCGTCCGCGagatcatcttcttcgtctggGGCCTCGTTGCCACGGCcgccttcatcgtcgctgccGTCTGGATCCAGCATGCCTCGCAAACCCATCACAACGACAACCAGGTCGCTGCCAAGCGCAACCTGGTCTTCATGGTCTCGGACGGCATGGGACCAGCCTCTCTCGCCTTGACTCGAGGCTACCGACAGCACATCTACAACCTCCCCGCAAACGACACCCTCACCTTGGACAAGCACTTTTGGGGTACCAGCCGCACGCGCTCCACCAACTCCTTGGTGACCGACAGCGCTGCCGGCGCAACCGCCTTCTCCTGCGGCCTCAAGAGCTACAACGGCGCCATCTCGGTCCTCCCCGACTCCCAGCCATGCGGATCCGTCATGGAGGCGGCAAAGAGGGCGGGATACACAACCGGACTCGTCGTCACGACCGACATCACAGATGCCACGCCCGCCTGCTTCGCCAGCCACGTCCTGAGGCGAGAAATGCAAGACTCCATCGCGCTTCAAGAGGTGGGAGAGGGCGTTCTAGGCCGCTCTGTCGATCTTATGCTCGGTGGTGGTCGCTGCCATTTTCTTCCCAACACCACAGAGGGCGGGTGCCGTGCAGATGACATTGATGTCACACGCTTGGCTCAGGAGAAGCACGGCTGGAACTACGCCAACGATCGCCAAGGCTTCGATGCCCTCGACGGCGGCAACAAGGTCAACCTTCCCTTCCTCGGCCTCTTTGCTGAGAGAGACGTGCCCTTTGAAATCGACAGACAGAAGCAAAACGACGTGTACCCCAGCCTGAGCGAGATGGCCACTGCCGCCCTGCGGGCCCTCGAAAAGGCAACCAAGGACTCCGACAagggcttcttcctcatgATTGAGGGAAGCCGTGTCGACCACGCCGGCCACAACAACGACCCTGCCGCCCAGGTCCGCGAGGTGCTCGAATATGACAAGACCTTCAAGGCTGTCATTGACTTCATCGCCAACAGCGAGACCGAGACCGTCCTCGTGTCTACCAGTGACCACGAAACCGGCGGTCTCGCCACGGCCATTCAGGAACCCGGCCATTTGCCAGTGTACAACTGGTACCCCCGCGCTCTTGCCAgcgcttcttcatcaaccgAATTCCTCGCCGCCAAGCTTCGTGTCCAcgcagcagcctcgtcatcctccaaAGCCGACCTCAAGAAGTGGATCAACGCGGAGCTCGTCGTCCCTGGCCTCGGCATCTCCAACGCCTCTGACGACGAACTCTCAGCCCTGGCAGACCACGCCGAAGCCTCCCTCGAGATCTTCTCCGCCATGATTTCTCTCCGCGCTCACATCGGCTGGAGCACTCACGGCCATACCGCTGTGGACGTCAACATTTATTCTTCTGGCGGCCCTGGTGCGGATAAGATCCGTGGCAACGTCGAGAACACGGACGTGGGTCGCTACCTGCGCCATTACTTGGACGTTGATGTCGAGGATATCACCAAGGAGCTGagggagaagacggcgaaGCTTGCGGTAGATATGCAGGCTGGGGAGATGAGCATTGACGTACCATACCATGCattggaggtggtggaagCGTAA
- a CDS encoding uncharacterized protein (EggNog:ENOG41), with translation MILYHCGCYGSITCHTSCSQIMAEIHRINDPEAWQGEGLSQLPFYMPDECDPWWHNTILVPRAAFCDRFWVNDCPSEQRMDEWPEYY, from the coding sequence ATGATCTTATACCACTGCGGCTGCTACGGGTCCATCACCTGTCACACCTCCTGCTCCCAGATCATGGCCGAGATCCACCGCATCAACGACCCAGAGGCTTGGCAGGGCGAAGGGCTAAGCCAGCTGCCGTTTTATATGCCCGACGAGTGCGATCCGTGGTGGCATAACACCATCCTGGTGCCGAGGGCGGCCTTTTGCGACCGATTCTGGGTCAATGACTGTCCGTCTGAGCAGAGGATGGACGAGTGGCcagaatactactag
- a CDS encoding uncharacterized protein (EggNog:ENOG41~SECRETED:SignalP(1-17)), producing MYSKATLTLLFAALAAAGPISRREVASLDPAATAEAHQRDATATRAFSNVQIKTSDGKCLSVDPLSGDFRANLTPIQITDCGSAQGQGWDVITAGVHNDQKGQALIVSTLTQACFNFDPRRAAGNQVLLFSCGGRADGGGSVTNSQLFAFTGGNGPLSLTPENDATKCLVPKGNLVDIADCSAGDATQKFTIGGSAGGSDDSSSNNTSSAVASSAAAAATSAAATSAAAGSTAVETQASATSAAATSAAVTSVAAVTDAADAAAATTLTVLATSVHTVISCAPTVTNCPARSNQTAIASLPESAKTTVVVTDTVVLATTVCPIEQASSISSSLQAAHSSGLITGSTITATTPAQAAATATAAATTTAASSAATGAAPGGDENAQCSAPKIVTVSEVVTVTAGQEAASVSAAAVTSAAVANNAGTGSSQATAAAVSQPAITGNPTTPVPVSGAGGTLNPTAAAEANPFDATAVRPVQSVNVRAADGRCLSVNPTAGDFRENLIPIQMVACNQEDQSQKFDIVTKGAHNDGTAGEALLVSVLTNGCVNFDGRRAANDQVIMFSCGGRADGSGQTTTSQLFPFKNGDTNIILTPASATNQTCLIAGADRVEAANCDNQKDQVFQLAEIV from the exons ATGTATTCCAAAGCCACTctcactcttctttttgcggCCCTCGCAGCTGCCGGCCCCATCAGCCGCCGAGAGGTTGCGTCCCTGGACCCGgccgccaccgccgaggCCCATCAGCGAGACGCCACGGCCACCCGTGCCTTTTCCAACGTCCAGATCAAGACCTCGGACGGCAAATGCCTGAGCGTCGACCCCCTCTCCGGCGACTTCCGAGCCAACCTGACGCCCATCCAGATCACCGACTGCGGCAGCGCTCAGGGCCAGGGCTGGGACGTCATCACCGCCGGCGTCCACAACGACCAAAAGGGCCAGGCTCTGATTGTGAGCACGCTGACACAGGCCTGCTTCAACTTTGACCCGCGACGAGCGGCCGGAAACCAggttctgctcttctcgtgCGGTGGAcgggctgatggcggcggatCCGTCACCAACTCGCAGCTGTTTGCCTTTACTGGCGGCAATGGCCCGCTGAGCCTGACGCCCGAGAACGACGCCACCAAGTGCCTTGTCCCCAAGGGCAACTTGGTTGACATTGCCGACTGCAGTGCCGGCGATGCTACGCAAAAGTTCACCATTGGTGGCTCTGCCGGAGGCTCTgatgacagcagcagcaacaacaccaGCTCTGCCGTTGccagctctgctgctgctgctgctacctctgccgctgccaccTCAGCCGCGGCCGGTTCTACGGCTGTTGAGACTCAAGCCTCTGCCACTTCAGCAGCCGCCACTTCAGCAGCCGTGACGAGCGTCGCTGCTGTGaccgatgctgctgatgccgccgctgccacgACGCTGACCGTCCTCGCGACCTCGGTCCACACCGTCATCAGCTGTGCTCCCACCGTGACCAACTGCCCGGCTCGCTCCAACCAGacggccatcgccagcctgcCCGAGTCGGCCAAGACCACCGTCGTTGTCACCGACACCGTCGTCCTGGCCACCACCGTCTGCCCCATCGAGCAGGcctccagcatctcgtcGTCCCTCCAGGCTGCCCACTCCTCCGGCCTCATCACCGGATCGACCATTACCGCCACCACCCCGGCCCaggctgctgccaccgccaccgCTGCTGCCACAACCACCGCCGCTTCCAGTGCTGCTACCGGCGCTGCTCCCGGAGGTGACGAGAATGCTCAGTGCTCGGCCCCCAAGATCGTCACCGTCTCTGAGGTTGTTACTGTTACCGCAGGCCAGGAGGCAGCCTCTGTCTCCGCTGCGGCTGTTACCagtgctgccgttgccaacAACGCTGGCACAGGCAGCTCTCAGGCGActgctgccgccgtctcCCAGCCCGCCATCACCGGAAACCCCACGACTCCCGTGCCTGTctctggcgctggaggcACTCTGAACCCCacggccgccgccgaggccaaCCCCTTTGACGCGACTGCTGTGCGACCCGTCCAGAGCGTCAACGTCCGAGCCGCTGATGGCCGATGCCTGTCTGTCAACCCCACGGCCGGTGACTTCCGCGAGAACCTCATCCCCATCCAGATGGTCGCCTGCAACCAGGAAGACCAGAGCCAGAAGTTTGACATTGTCACCAAGGGTGCTCACAACGACGGCACTGCTGGCGAGGCGCTGCTTGTCAGCGTCCTGACCAACGGCTGCGTCAACTTTGATGGTCGCCGAGCGGCAAACGACCAGGTGATTATGTTTTCTTGCGGCGGACGCGCTGACGGAA GCGGCCAGACTACGACCTCGCAGCTGTTCCCCTTCAAGAACGGCGACACCAACATCATTCTCACTCCTGCCTCGGCCACCAACCAGACCTGCCTCATCGCTGGTGCTGACAGAGTGGAGGCCGCAAACTGCGACAACCAAAAGGACCAAGTCTTCCAGCTGGCGGAGATTGTGTAA